A region of Methanomicrobium sp. W14 DNA encodes the following proteins:
- a CDS encoding radical SAM protein, with product MHHKYIFGPVPSRRLGISLGVDLVPLKTCSYNCIYCECGRTTNLTTQRKEYVSSDDVIRELDCVLKNHPPLDYITYAGSGEPTLNRGIGKITAFLKKNYPEYKIALLTNGSLFTDEEVRRECMDIDLVIPSLDSAKNDSFRLLDRPHSSLDVDSVNRGIIDFSREFRGKIWMEIFVVSGINTTDAEINAINRVIEKIKPEKIQLNTLDRPGAVDWIRAADDRTMTDVKNRINHDNVEIAGKPAERIQNKAFLGDIMDLILQTIARRPCTIEDICSITSLHMNEVNKYLSILEEKDLIIETKGERGIFYSVK from the coding sequence ATGCATCATAAATACATTTTCGGCCCTGTACCTTCCAGAAGGCTTGGGATATCACTTGGAGTGGACCTTGTGCCTCTCAAGACCTGCTCCTACAACTGTATATATTGTGAGTGCGGAAGAACCACAAATCTTACAACCCAGAGAAAAGAGTATGTTTCTTCCGATGATGTCATAAGAGAGCTGGACTGCGTTCTGAAAAATCACCCCCCCCTGGACTATATCACGTATGCGGGCTCAGGAGAGCCTACACTAAATAGAGGCATCGGGAAAATAACCGCTTTTCTCAAAAAAAATTACCCGGAATACAAAATAGCCCTTCTCACCAACGGCAGCCTTTTTACCGACGAAGAAGTCCGCAGGGAATGCATGGATATTGACCTTGTGATACCATCTCTTGACAGCGCCAAGAATGATTCCTTCAGGCTGCTTGACAGGCCCCACAGCTCTCTTGATGTGGATTCGGTAAACCGTGGAATTATAGATTTCAGCCGTGAATTCAGGGGAAAAATCTGGATGGAAATATTTGTCGTCAGCGGCATAAATACCACAGATGCAGAAATAAACGCAATAAACAGGGTTATTGAAAAGATAAAGCCTGAAAAAATCCAGCTTAATACTCTCGACAGACCCGGCGCGGTGGACTGGATAAGAGCTGCCGACGACAGGACGATGACCGACGTGAAGAACAGGATAAACCATGATAATGTGGAAATTGCCGGAAAACCTGCAGAACGAATCCAGAATAAAGCTTTTTTAGGTGATATCATGGATTTGATTCTTCAGACCATAGCCCGCAGGCCGTGCACCATTGAGGATATCTGCAGTATTACGTCGCTGCATATGAATGAGGTCAACAAATATCTTAGTATACTTGAAGAAAAAGATCTTATTATCGAAACCAAAGGAGAAAGAGGAATTTTCTATTCCGTGAAATAA
- a CDS encoding PAS domain-containing protein, with product MEKTYSSVDFCSEFISLINTIPDAVVLFDNSGSMVVWNKAAEQILGYSMDEITGRNFTEIISLCLGKDKALKMSERFESFVSEETGLKNSFFKKGKLKRKDGTKITVEVSVSSVLINNKWYAVSIARDVSDQMKAEYENAYLSNVVKSSNEAFIGLDLNGDIISWNDSAERILGYMSSEIIGRNLSVIIPEEKLDEISGEINRMEDSCHTGGFETGMLAKSGKIVTVIMNVSPVRDNSCSVIGTSIIATDISREKEMFKTMINYISEAAMRLKTPAEMVRMNLLNIIDHVKNDTISKENLVLNLSIQMKSTEQIVHNLRELNQAIIGSYEEIPEEYVTYFNK from the coding sequence ATGGAAAAAACGTATTCATCTGTGGATTTTTGCAGTGAGTTTATATCACTGATAAACACGATTCCTGATGCTGTTGTTTTGTTTGACAACAGCGGCTCTATGGTTGTATGGAATAAAGCTGCAGAACAGATCTTGGGTTATAGTATGGATGAGATCACCGGCAGAAATTTTACTGAAATAATTAGTCTCTGCCTAGGAAAAGATAAAGCCCTGAAAATGTCCGAGAGGTTTGAAAGTTTTGTCTCCGAAGAAACCGGTCTTAAAAACAGTTTTTTCAAAAAAGGAAAACTGAAAAGAAAGGACGGGACAAAGATTACCGTTGAAGTATCCGTATCTTCGGTTTTAATCAACAATAAATGGTATGCAGTGAGCATTGCAAGGGATGTCTCAGACCAGATGAAGGCTGAATACGAGAACGCATATCTCTCGAATGTTGTTAAGTCCTCAAACGAAGCGTTTATTGGTTTGGATTTGAACGGGGACATAATCAGCTGGAACGATTCCGCCGAGAGGATTCTGGGATACATGTCCTCTGAAATTATCGGCAGAAATCTGTCTGTGATAATTCCGGAAGAGAAGTTGGATGAAATTTCCGGGGAAATTAACAGGATGGAAGACTCCTGTCATACAGGTGGTTTTGAAACAGGAATGCTGGCAAAATCCGGTAAAATTGTGACAGTCATTATGAATGTTTCTCCTGTCAGGGATAATTCCTGTTCCGTTATAGGCACTTCCATTATTGCGACAGATATCAGCCGGGAAAAGGAGATGTTTAAGACGATGATCAACTATATATCGGAAGCGGCAATGAGGCTTAAGACTCCTGCGGAAATGGTCCGGATGAACCTTTTAAATATAATTGATCATGTCAAAAACGATACTATAAGCAAAGAAAACCTTGTATTGAACCTCTCAATCCAGATGAAGAGTACGGAGCAGATTGTCCACAACTTAAGGGAGCTTAACCAGGCTATCATAGGAAGCTATGAGGAAATACCGGAAGAATATGTAACATATTTTAACAAATAA
- the hypD gene encoding hydrogenase formation protein HypD: MAGGSEIKKALDEIVDREYTFMHICGTHEAAIAKSGLRSILPKGLKIVMGPGCPVCITPQGEIDAALELAEKGCIIATYGDLMRVPGTKGSLDSCGGDVRVVQGVHKAVEIAKETDKEVVFISVGFETTAPTVAAAILTNPPDNFSILCSHRFVPPAMKFLIEQGEASLDGFMLPGHVCVVAGYEMYEQFHIPQVVAGFEPEDILLGLYMLVKQVKEGRAEVENAYPRAVVREGNKKAMQMVYKVFEPCDVEWRGFPVIPDSGLRLKEEFGKYDALKKFGVEVKHVEKNSACICDKVLRGISDPTDCKLFGKACTPKNPVGPCMVSHEGACRIWALYNEKRY; this comes from the coding sequence ATGGCAGGCGGTAGTGAGATTAAAAAGGCGCTTGATGAAATTGTGGACCGTGAATATACTTTTATGCACATATGCGGTACGCACGAGGCGGCAATTGCAAAGTCCGGTCTTAGAAGCATTCTGCCAAAAGGGCTTAAAATTGTTATGGGGCCGGGGTGTCCAGTGTGCATTACTCCACAGGGGGAGATTGATGCGGCACTTGAACTGGCTGAAAAAGGCTGCATTATCGCAACATACGGTGACCTGATGCGTGTTCCCGGTACAAAAGGCTCTCTTGATTCGTGCGGCGGTGATGTGAGGGTCGTGCAGGGTGTCCATAAGGCCGTTGAAATTGCAAAAGAGACTGACAAAGAGGTAGTCTTTATATCGGTCGGCTTTGAAACGACTGCGCCGACAGTTGCGGCGGCTATTTTAACGAACCCGCCTGACAATTTCAGTATACTGTGTTCGCACAGGTTCGTTCCGCCTGCAATGAAATTTCTGATTGAACAGGGAGAGGCATCGCTTGACGGGTTTATGCTGCCGGGTCATGTATGCGTCGTTGCAGGGTATGAAATGTATGAACAGTTTCATATTCCGCAGGTCGTTGCGGGTTTTGAGCCTGAAGATATCCTCCTCGGGCTTTACATGCTGGTAAAGCAGGTGAAGGAGGGACGTGCCGAGGTTGAAAACGCATATCCGAGGGCAGTTGTAAGGGAAGGAAACAAAAAGGCGATGCAGATGGTCTACAAAGTCTTTGAGCCGTGCGATGTCGAATGGAGGGGTTTTCCTGTCATTCCCGACTCCGGCCTGAGGCTTAAGGAGGAATTCGGCAAATACGATGCGCTGAAAAAGTTCGGTGTCGAGGTTAAGCATGTCGAGAAGAATTCGGCATGCATCTGCGATAAGGTCCTGCGTGGAATATCCGACCCTACGGACTGCAAACTATTCGGGAAGGCCTGTACGCCTAAAAATCCTGTCGGTCCGTGCATGGTAAGCCACGAGGGTGCATGCAGGATATGGGCCCTCTACAACGAGAAGAGATATTAG